In one window of Helianthus annuus cultivar XRQ/B chromosome 17, HanXRQr2.0-SUNRISE, whole genome shotgun sequence DNA:
- the LOC110922496 gene encoding F-box/FBD/LRR-repeat protein At4g00160, whose protein sequence is MSSISEDVDDRLSGLPEEIHSHILSLMPTKYAVRTSILSKRWRYSWMFVTNLDFDDIHIDPIHIVDRALESYQMSKVELFRVHFSKIRAPESKVSSWIDWAVRLNVRELDIHVIRLELPLSLLTCKTLTKLSIGLSGRRYNVLGPQSPVNLPCLKTLDIVLWKTPFLIAFNLIHGCPVIEDLSLEVKDCGDEKLFKYNIPTLKRLKLTYAYVINDVKNTVVLNVPNLEYLFVGGVLYSSFVMEDLSSLIEASVSIRETTDCSLLVDLLKGISGVQSLSLQYFPHRQRLPVFSNTKHLELKDLWEPKLIPKLLDRFPRLQHLCIEKPKECLWRDPKWVPACIRTSLTTLKFSKCNGRKYDMELLKYLLRNAEVLKTVTITWEDLHKEEKRRFAAQMHNFLRAF, encoded by the exons ATGAGTTCTATAAGTGAGGATGTAGACGACAGGCTTAGCGGGTTGCCCGAAGAGATTCATTCGCACATACTCTCTCTAATGCCTACAAAATATGCGGTACGAACTAGCATTTTATCCAAAAGATGGAGGTACAGTTGGATGTTTGTCACAAACCTTGACTTTGATGATATTCATATTGATCCCATCCATATTGTGGATCGGGCACTTGAGTCTTACCAAATGTCCAAAGTTGAATTATTTCGGGTACACTTTTCTAAAATTCGTGCCCCTGAGTCAAAGGTATCAAGTTGGATTGATTGGGCGGTCAGGTTAAACGTACGTGAGCTTGACATACACGTTATCCGGCTTGAGTTGCCTTTAAGCCTTTTAACTTGCAAGACACTTACAAAATTGAGCATAGGTCTTAGTGGCCGTCGGTACAATGTTTTGGGGCCTCAGTCGCCTGTCAATCTTCCTTGCCTGAAAACTCTTGACATTGTTTTGTGGAAGACTCCTTTTCTCATTGCGTTTAACCTTATTCATGGTTGTCCGGTCATTGAAGATTTATCATTGGAAGTAAAAGACTGCGGTGATGAGAAATTGTTCAAATACAATATCCCTACTTTGAAACGGCTGAAACTAACATATGCATATGTTATCAACGATGTTAAAAACACAGTTGTTTTAAATGTCCCTAATCTTGAATACCTATTCGTCGGTGGCGTATTGTACTCGTCTTTTGTCATGGAAGATTTGTCGTCTTTGATCGAGGCATCTGTTTCAATTCGTGAAACAACAGATTGTTCTCTGTTGGTTGATCTTCTTAAAGGAATTAGTGGAGTTCAATCGCTATCACTTCAATAT TTTCCACATCGTCAACGTCTGCCCGTCTTTTCGAATACAAAGCACTTGGAGTTGAAGGATCTTTGGGAGCCTAAACTAATCCCTAAATTACTCGATCGTTTTCCCCGGTTGCAACATTTATGTATTGAAAAG CCGAAAGAATGTCTTTGGCGTGACCCGAAGTGGGTTCCTGCTTGTATCCGGACGAGCCTTACAACCTTGAAATTTTCAAAATGCAACGGTAGGAAGTATGATATGGAGCTTCTGAAATACTTGTTGAGGAATGCAGAGGTTTTGAAGACGGTAACAATCACTTGGGAAGACTTACACAAAGAAGAAAAACGGCGGTTCGCTGCACAAATGCATAATTTTCTTAGGGCTTTCTAG